The DNA segment TTGCTGTTCGGCCTGCAGCTGTTCGGCCTCCTCGGCGACCTCTTCGGCGCGGTCGTGCTCGCCGGTCTCCTCCAGGGCTCGCGCCTTCTCCTGGAGCACCTCAGCGTTGCGGAACCCGAGGCGGGTGGCGTTGTCGAAGGCGTCCAGCGCCTCCTCGGCGAGGCCACGCTCGAGCAGGAAAAAGCCCCTGTTGTACCAGGCCTGGCCGGAGCGCTCGTCGATCTCGACGGCCCGTTCGGCGTGTTCCAGGGCCTGCTCGGTCCGGCCGGCTTCCCAGTAGGCGTACGCGAGGTTCGTCTCGGCGGGCGCGGCGTGGACGGAGTCGTCGTCGATCCGCAGCGCTTCCTTGTAGGCACCGATGGCCTGATCGTACTCCTCCATCTCCGCGTGGGCGACACCCTTGTTCACCCACGCCTCCTGTTCGACCAGGTCGTCCTCGGCGTACTGTGCGGCCCGCTCGAAGGTATCGA comes from the Halapricum desulfuricans genome and includes:
- a CDS encoding tetratricopeptide repeat protein, coding for MTDEERRDHDFSEGQGFDEPYEGFDLDPPELEVDPDQIDPVDSRALADLLDEHNVGADDVDAEQLLDVGLSYMGINRNEQAVDTFERAAQYAEDDLVEQEAWVNKGVAHAEMEEYDQAIGAYKEALRIDDDSVHAAPAETNLAYAYWEAGRTEQALEHAERAVEIDERSGQAWYNRGFFLLERGLAEEALDAFDNATRLGFRNAEVLQEKARALEETGEHDRAEEVAEEAEQLQAEQQERLME